One Paenibacillus sp. FSL W8-0186 genomic window carries:
- the narI gene encoding respiratory nitrate reductase subunit gamma — protein sequence MSLWDQFLWVIFPYLCLVIFVVGHIYRYRHDQFHWTAKSSEFIEKKHLRLGSLMFHLGIIPVALGHIAGLGIPKEWIQTLGISDHLYHLGATYIGGLFGFITLGGMLLLTVRRLTIKNVRRLSSASDIIVNLVLLFIVVMGMYSTIVTNAVQPDFDYRSTISVWFRNLFILRPEAGLMADVPVSFKIHILAAFFIFAIWPFTRLVHVWSVPLNYVGRSYILYRKNRKQGM from the coding sequence ATGAGCTTATGGGATCAATTTCTGTGGGTGATTTTCCCTTATCTTTGCCTCGTAATATTCGTTGTGGGCCATATCTACCGATACCGCCATGATCAATTCCATTGGACCGCCAAGTCCAGCGAATTTATCGAGAAGAAGCATCTGAGGCTTGGCAGTTTGATGTTTCATCTGGGCATCATTCCTGTGGCCCTCGGCCATATCGCGGGATTGGGGATTCCAAAAGAATGGATACAGACTCTCGGAATTAGTGATCACCTGTATCACCTCGGCGCGACGTATATCGGGGGATTATTCGGATTTATCACATTGGGAGGAATGCTTCTGCTGACTGTCCGGCGCCTGACGATCAAAAATGTGCGGAGATTAAGCTCCGCGTCGGACATTATCGTAAACTTAGTATTGTTGTTTATAGTTGTCATGGGCATGTACAGTACAATCGTAACCAATGCCGTCCAGCCTGACTTCGACTATCGCTCGACGATATCCGTGTGGTTCCGGAATTTGTTCATCCTTCGTCCTGAGGCTGGCTTAATGGCAGATGTACCGGTATCGTTTAAAATTCACATTTTGGCCGCCTTCTTCATCTTTGCGATATGGCCATTTACAAGGCTGGTTCACGTCTGGAGCGTTCCATTGAATTATGTGGGGAGAAGTTATATTCTATACAGAAAGAACCGTAAACAAGGAATGTAG
- the narJ gene encoding nitrate reductase molybdenum cofactor assembly chaperone: MINLEKLYEYKHIFGFFAQQLTYPEKLHYHPSVIEELLTPDDPAYEHVRRFWDLMHGFSMEQMEELYVQTFDFQKDSTLYMTYFKFEDTKERGQMLAKLKILYQMFGLEMPDHELSDYLPLMCEFIYAASWQGNAQAEKDFSVLAGVIEDGTYHLLKSLEKNENPYYHLIKGLRETLKACVRQEVAKEQ, translated from the coding sequence GTGATTAATCTCGAGAAGCTGTATGAATACAAGCATATATTCGGTTTTTTCGCCCAGCAGTTAACGTACCCGGAGAAGTTGCATTACCATCCGTCCGTCATCGAAGAACTGCTAACCCCTGATGACCCGGCTTATGAGCATGTGAGGAGATTCTGGGATTTGATGCATGGCTTCAGTATGGAGCAAATGGAAGAGCTGTACGTACAGACCTTTGATTTTCAGAAGGATTCGACCTTATACATGACTTACTTCAAATTTGAAGATACCAAGGAACGCGGGCAGATGCTGGCCAAACTGAAAATTCTGTATCAGATGTTCGGGCTGGAAATGCCGGATCATGAGCTGTCTGATTATTTGCCGCTGATGTGCGAGTTTATTTATGCGGCAAGCTGGCAGGGCAATGCACAGGCCGAGAAAGACTTTAGCGTACTGGCAGGCGTCATTGAGGATGGCACCTATCATTTGCTGAAATCGCTAGAGAAAAATGAAAATCCCTACTACCACTTGATCAAAGGCTTGCGGGAAACGCTGAAGGCTTGTGTCAGACAGGAGGTGGCAAAAGAGCAATGA
- the narH gene encoding nitrate reductase subunit beta, whose amino-acid sequence MKIKAQIAMVMNLDKCIGCHTCSVTCKSTWTNRPGAEYMWFNNVETKPGIGYPKRWEDQEQYKGGWMLKNGKLELKSGNKLSKIALGKIFHNPDMPEMKDYYEPWNYNYEHLTNAGEKKHQPVARPKSAITGDNMELEWGPNWEDDLAGAHVTGPKDPNIEKIEEEIKFNFEQAFMMYLPRLCEHCLNPSCVASCPSGAMYKRDEDGIVLVDQEACRGWRYCMTGCPYKKVYFNWQTNKAEKCTFCFPRIEAGLPTVCSETCTGRIRYLGVLLYDADRVQEAASMPDERDLYQAQCDLFLDPNDPAVIAQARAEGLTEEWLEAAQNSPVYKLAIEYKLAFPLHPEYRTLPMVWYVPPLSPIMNYFEGKDSIQNPDMIFPAIEEMRTPIQYLANMLTAGDSEPVKESLQRLAMMRSYMRSAQTGKAFDEGRLNRLGLTAHQTEQIYRLLAIAKYEDRFVIPTSHKETYLDTYHAQGSAGFGMDCGGCGTSGSSGTNSAKEEDHFYGGIWRD is encoded by the coding sequence TTGAAGATTAAAGCGCAAATCGCCATGGTTATGAATTTGGATAAATGCATAGGGTGCCATACCTGCAGCGTGACCTGCAAGAGCACATGGACGAACCGTCCAGGCGCGGAATACATGTGGTTCAACAACGTGGAGACGAAGCCGGGCATCGGTTATCCCAAGCGCTGGGAGGATCAGGAGCAGTATAAAGGCGGCTGGATGCTGAAGAACGGCAAGCTTGAATTGAAATCCGGGAACAAGCTGTCCAAGATTGCCCTCGGCAAAATTTTTCACAACCCGGATATGCCTGAGATGAAGGACTACTACGAACCATGGAACTACAACTATGAACATCTTACGAATGCAGGCGAGAAGAAGCACCAGCCGGTGGCCCGTCCGAAGTCGGCGATTACGGGCGACAATATGGAGCTGGAATGGGGGCCGAACTGGGAGGACGATCTGGCGGGTGCCCATGTTACGGGGCCAAAGGATCCGAACATCGAGAAGATTGAAGAAGAGATTAAATTCAATTTCGAGCAGGCCTTCATGATGTATTTGCCGCGGCTTTGCGAGCATTGCTTGAACCCGAGCTGCGTGGCATCCTGCCCGTCGGGAGCGATGTACAAGCGTGACGAGGACGGTATCGTCCTTGTCGATCAGGAGGCCTGCCGCGGCTGGCGTTATTGCATGACAGGCTGCCCGTACAAGAAAGTGTACTTCAACTGGCAGACGAATAAGGCGGAGAAGTGCACCTTCTGCTTCCCGCGGATCGAAGCCGGGCTTCCGACCGTATGCTCCGAGACATGCACAGGACGTATCCGCTACCTCGGCGTATTGCTGTACGATGCCGACCGGGTGCAGGAGGCGGCTTCCATGCCGGACGAGAGGGATTTGTATCAGGCGCAATGCGATTTGTTCCTTGATCCGAATGATCCTGCCGTCATCGCACAGGCCCGCGCAGAAGGCCTGACAGAGGAATGGCTCGAGGCGGCACAAAATTCGCCGGTTTACAAGCTGGCTATTGAATACAAGCTGGCCTTCCCGCTGCATCCGGAATACCGGACACTGCCCATGGTCTGGTACGTGCCGCCGCTCAGTCCGATCATGAATTACTTCGAAGGTAAGGATTCGATTCAGAACCCGGATATGATTTTCCCGGCGATTGAAGAAATGAGAACCCCAATCCAATATTTAGCCAACATGTTAACCGCCGGCGATTCCGAGCCTGTAAAAGAATCGCTGCAGCGTCTGGCGATGATGCGTTCATATATGAGATCCGCGCAGACGGGCAAAGCCTTCGACGAGGGACGGCTGAATCGCCTGGGATTAACCGCGCACCAGACCGAGCAAATCTACCGTTTGTTAGCTATTGCCAAATATGAAGATCGGTTCGTAATTCCGACATCACATAAGGAAACGTATTTGGACACTTACCACGCCCAGGGCTCTGCAGGCTTTGGGATGGATTGCGGGGGCTGCGGAACTAGCGGATCATCTGGAACGAACAGTGCGAAAGAAGAAGATCACTTCTATGGGGGAATATGGCGTGATTAA
- a CDS encoding nitrate reductase subunit alpha, which produces MKRKFGLRFFKPTESYSDHWSILEEKDRTWENMYRGRWAHDKVVRTTHGVNCTGSCSWKVFVKNGIITWENQQIDYPSCGPDMPEFEPRGCPRGASFSWYEYSPLRVKYPYMRGRLLRMWKQALNESANPVAAWASIVENPEKAKSYKQARGKGGHVRVSWEDATQIIAAQLIYTIRKYGPDRIAGFTPIPAMSMISYASGARFISLLGGEMLSFYDWYADLPPASPQIWGEQTDVPESSDWYNSGYLIMWGSNVPLTRTPDAHFMTEVRYKGTKVVSVAPDYAENVKFADNWLAPNPGTDAAIAQAMTHVILSEFYHERQEPMFLDYAKQYTDMPFLILLDPHEGSYKAGRFLRASDLGDASQHAEWKPVILDEATDEITVPNGTMGQRWEKDKKWNLILEREDGTKIKPALSVEAHGAQWEEIVFPFFDQTGNGTFTRSIPARKIELADGAERLAVTVYDLMLSQYGVRRSGGGHEAAGYDDALTHYTPAWQEAITGVKSSIVIQIAREFAQNSLDTGGRSMIIMGAGINHWFNSDTIYRSILNLVILTASQGVNGGGWAHYVGQEKCRPIEGWSAVAFAKDWQGASRQQNATSFFYFATDQWKYEETGTNSLKSPTGGEVRYQHPADYNVLAARLGWLPSYPQFNKSSLAMAEEAAQQGKTDHGSIIQHTLDQIVTGDTKFAIEDPDAPENFPRTLFVWRSNLISSSAKGQEYFMKHLLGAADGLLSTPNEEEKPEEITWREDVEGKLDLLVALDFRMTSTPMYADIVLPAATWYEKTDLSSTDMHPFVHPFNPAVDPLWESRSDWDIYRTIAKVFSDMAREHLPGIYKDVVTTPLAHDSVNEIAQPFGVIKDWHKGEAEPIPGKTMPNLTIVERDYTKIYDKYITLGPNLSTGKVGAHGVSFSVAEEYEELKRINGTYHDDSIKNGLPKLQTARHAADAILNLSSATNGRVSQRAWESAEQDTGVALKDISADRAAERITFESITVQPREVIPTPVFSGSNKMGRRYSPFTTNIERLVPFRTLTGRQHFYIDHELFLQFGEALPVYKPTLPPMVFGPRDKQIAGGTDALVLRYLTPHGKWNIHSMYQDNLHMLTLFRGGPTVWINDEDAAAHQIQDNDWLEVYNRNGVVTARAVVSHRMPRGTMFMYHAQDKHINVPGSEITKERGGSHNAPTRIHVKPTQMVGGYAQLSYGFNYYGPIGNQRDVYVAVRKMKEVDWLED; this is translated from the coding sequence GTGAAACGGAAATTCGGACTGAGGTTTTTTAAGCCGACAGAAAGCTACTCTGATCATTGGTCGATTCTTGAAGAGAAGGATCGGACTTGGGAGAACATGTACCGCGGTCGTTGGGCGCATGACAAGGTTGTCCGCACGACGCATGGTGTCAATTGCACCGGATCTTGCAGCTGGAAGGTGTTTGTGAAGAATGGCATCATTACCTGGGAAAACCAGCAGATCGACTACCCGTCATGCGGCCCGGATATGCCTGAATTTGAACCGCGCGGCTGCCCGCGCGGCGCTTCATTTTCGTGGTATGAATATAGTCCGCTGCGAGTGAAATATCCGTATATGCGGGGCCGGCTCTTGAGAATGTGGAAGCAAGCCTTAAATGAATCGGCGAATCCGGTAGCCGCCTGGGCAAGTATTGTGGAGAATCCGGAAAAGGCGAAATCCTACAAGCAGGCCCGGGGAAAAGGGGGTCATGTCCGCGTGTCCTGGGAGGATGCAACACAGATCATCGCGGCGCAGCTCATTTATACGATCCGCAAGTACGGACCGGACCGGATCGCCGGCTTCACGCCGATTCCGGCGATGTCGATGATCAGCTACGCTTCCGGCGCCCGGTTCATCTCACTGTTGGGCGGCGAAATGCTTAGCTTCTATGACTGGTATGCCGACCTTCCGCCCGCCTCGCCGCAAATTTGGGGCGAGCAGACGGATGTGCCCGAGTCTAGCGACTGGTACAACTCCGGCTACCTGATTATGTGGGGCTCTAACGTGCCGTTAACGCGTACACCAGACGCTCATTTTATGACTGAGGTTCGCTATAAAGGCACCAAAGTGGTGTCGGTGGCGCCGGACTATGCCGAAAACGTCAAGTTCGCAGACAACTGGCTCGCCCCGAATCCAGGGACGGACGCGGCGATTGCCCAAGCGATGACCCATGTTATTTTGAGTGAGTTCTATCATGAGCGTCAGGAGCCAATGTTCCTTGACTATGCCAAACAATATACAGATATGCCGTTCCTTATTCTTCTGGATCCGCATGAAGGCAGCTACAAAGCAGGGCGCTTCCTGCGGGCCAGTGATTTAGGGGATGCATCACAGCATGCGGAGTGGAAGCCGGTCATTCTCGACGAAGCCACAGATGAGATTACAGTTCCCAATGGAACGATGGGGCAGCGGTGGGAGAAGGACAAGAAGTGGAACCTGATTCTGGAACGCGAAGACGGTACGAAGATCAAGCCGGCGCTGTCCGTAGAGGCTCATGGCGCACAGTGGGAAGAAATCGTATTTCCGTTCTTTGATCAAACCGGAAACGGCACCTTTACGCGCTCAATTCCGGCTCGAAAAATTGAGCTGGCCGATGGCGCAGAACGTCTAGCCGTTACCGTATATGACTTAATGCTGAGCCAATATGGCGTGCGGCGCAGCGGCGGCGGGCATGAAGCGGCTGGGTATGATGATGCATTAACGCATTATACACCCGCATGGCAGGAAGCCATCACAGGGGTGAAATCCTCTATCGTCATTCAAATTGCCCGCGAATTTGCGCAGAATTCACTGGATACCGGGGGACGCTCCATGATTATTATGGGCGCCGGGATTAATCACTGGTTTAACAGTGATACGATCTACCGTTCCATTTTGAATCTGGTCATACTGACGGCATCGCAGGGTGTGAACGGCGGCGGCTGGGCGCATTATGTAGGCCAGGAGAAATGCCGTCCAATCGAAGGATGGTCTGCGGTTGCCTTTGCCAAGGACTGGCAGGGCGCTTCGCGCCAGCAGAATGCTACATCTTTCTTCTATTTTGCAACGGATCAATGGAAATACGAGGAGACGGGTACGAATTCATTGAAATCGCCTACCGGGGGAGAGGTTCGTTACCAGCATCCTGCGGATTACAACGTGCTTGCCGCTCGTTTAGGCTGGCTGCCGTCCTATCCTCAATTCAACAAGAGCAGCCTGGCCATGGCAGAGGAAGCTGCCCAGCAGGGAAAAACAGATCACGGCAGCATTATTCAACACACCTTGGATCAAATCGTGACCGGAGACACCAAGTTTGCCATTGAAGATCCGGATGCACCGGAGAATTTCCCGCGGACGTTGTTTGTGTGGCGTTCGAATCTGATATCCAGCTCCGCGAAGGGGCAGGAGTATTTCATGAAGCATTTGCTCGGTGCCGCGGATGGGCTGTTGTCTACGCCGAATGAGGAGGAGAAACCCGAGGAAATCACCTGGCGCGAGGATGTCGAGGGAAAGCTGGATTTGCTCGTAGCGCTGGATTTCCGGATGACATCGACGCCGATGTATGCGGATATCGTATTGCCTGCGGCAACCTGGTATGAGAAGACAGATTTGTCTTCTACAGATATGCATCCGTTCGTGCACCCGTTCAACCCGGCGGTCGATCCGTTGTGGGAATCCCGCTCGGACTGGGATATTTACCGGACGATTGCCAAAGTATTCTCGGACATGGCGAGGGAGCATCTGCCCGGTATATATAAAGATGTCGTAACTACGCCGCTTGCCCATGATTCTGTGAACGAAATTGCCCAGCCATTCGGCGTCATCAAGGATTGGCATAAGGGTGAAGCTGAGCCGATCCCCGGCAAGACCATGCCGAATCTGACCATTGTCGAACGCGACTACACGAAGATCTATGACAAATACATTACCCTTGGACCGAATTTGAGCACAGGCAAGGTAGGGGCTCACGGGGTCAGCTTCTCTGTGGCCGAGGAATATGAAGAATTGAAACGCATCAACGGCACTTATCATGACGATTCGATCAAAAATGGGCTGCCGAAGCTTCAGACCGCCCGCCACGCCGCTGACGCCATCCTGAATCTATCATCCGCCACGAATGGCAGAGTGTCCCAGCGCGCTTGGGAATCGGCGGAGCAGGATACGGGCGTTGCGCTTAAAGATATTTCGGCGGATCGGGCTGCTGAGCGAATTACGTTCGAGAGCATTACGGTACAGCCGCGCGAAGTCATCCCAACCCCGGTATTCAGCGGATCCAATAAAATGGGACGGCGATATTCCCCATTCACCACGAATATCGAGCGCCTTGTACCATTCCGTACGCTTACAGGCAGGCAGCATTTCTACATCGATCATGAGCTGTTCCTGCAATTTGGCGAAGCGCTGCCGGTCTATAAACCGACCTTGCCGCCCATGGTGTTTGGCCCTCGGGACAAGCAAATTGCCGGTGGTACGGATGCGCTTGTACTTCGCTACTTAACGCCGCATGGCAAATGGAATATTCACAGCATGTATCAGGATAATCTCCATATGCTGACCTTGTTCCGCGGCGGCCCAACGGTCTGGATCAACGATGAGGATGCGGCTGCCCATCAGATTCAGGATAATGATTGGCTTGAGGTATACAACCGCAACGGCGTTGTTACAGCGCGAGCCGTGGTTAGCCATCGCATGCCGAGAGGCACGATGTTCATGTATCACGCGCAGGATAAGCATATTAACGTTCCAGGCTCCGAGATTACGAAGGAACGCGGCGGAAGCCACAATGCGCCGACGCGAATTCACGTTAAGCCAACGCAAATGGTAGGCGGCTACGCCCAACTCAGCTATGGCTTCAACTATTACGGACCGATCGGGAATCAGCGGGATGTTTATGTTGCGGTCCGTAAGATGAAGGAGGTTGACTGGCTTGAAGATTAA
- the modA gene encoding molybdate ABC transporter substrate-binding protein encodes MRSLRIFPALFLFISLVFTGCSTASDEQVELTISAAASLTDAMKEIQASYEAQHPAVKLTFNFGGSGALQKQIEQGAPVDLFLSAAANNMNLLLDQNIIDARQHMNLLTNKLVVVIPDDQSDEIQGLEDLKDTRIKMIAVGIPESVPAGSYAREALMSAGLWDILQPKMVQAKDVRQVLQYVETGNADAGFVYESDALTSAKVKIALPVDPAIYTPVEYPIGVIKSTKHGKEAAELYNYLQSKEALDVFVKYGFTPAQSL; translated from the coding sequence ATGAGAAGCCTGCGAATCTTTCCCGCCTTATTCCTATTCATATCCCTCGTATTTACCGGCTGCAGCACCGCTTCCGATGAGCAGGTGGAATTAACCATTTCAGCGGCAGCAAGCCTTACCGACGCTATGAAAGAAATCCAAGCCTCCTATGAAGCACAGCATCCTGCCGTTAAGCTCACGTTTAATTTCGGGGGCTCCGGCGCCTTGCAGAAACAGATCGAGCAAGGTGCTCCTGTCGATTTATTTCTCTCGGCAGCAGCTAATAATATGAATCTTCTTCTGGATCAAAATATTATTGATGCCAGGCAGCATATGAATCTGCTGACAAATAAGCTTGTCGTGGTCATACCTGATGACCAATCAGATGAGATTCAGGGACTGGAAGACTTGAAGGACACCCGCATTAAAATGATCGCAGTAGGAATTCCAGAAAGCGTTCCTGCCGGAAGCTATGCTAGAGAAGCTCTAATGTCCGCCGGGCTATGGGACATCCTTCAGCCTAAAATGGTTCAAGCCAAAGATGTTCGGCAGGTCCTGCAATATGTAGAGACCGGCAATGCTGATGCAGGTTTTGTCTACGAGTCTGACGCGCTGACCTCTGCCAAGGTAAAGATCGCCTTACCCGTTGATCCCGCGATCTATACTCCTGTCGAGTATCCGATCGGCGTTATCAAGTCTACGAAGCATGGCAAAGAAGCGGCGGAGCTGTATAACTATCTGCAATCCAAAGAAGCGCTGGATGTCTTTGTTAAATACGGCTTCACTCCGGCACAGTCCTTATGA
- the modB gene encoding molybdate ABC transporter permease subunit, whose amino-acid sequence MSMQIPWHEFWQPIRLSLQVALLSSVLVTILGTAIARWMASRTWKGKIALETILMLPLVLPPTVIGFLLLVLLGRRSGIGRFVEWLFASPLIFSWWAAVIASIVVSFPLVYQTMKSAFASVDRELEDAGRSSGASEWQVFRYITLPLSKQSLITAYILGFARGLGEFGATVMFAGNIPGKTQTLPTAIYVAVDTGNTDLAWAWTITIIFISFLMLLFTRQKNKKW is encoded by the coding sequence ATGAGCATGCAAATACCTTGGCATGAATTTTGGCAGCCGATCCGCCTGTCCCTGCAAGTTGCCCTGCTGTCCAGCGTGCTGGTCACGATTCTCGGCACAGCCATAGCCCGCTGGATGGCCAGCCGGACCTGGAAAGGCAAAATTGCGCTGGAGACTATACTTATGCTCCCGCTCGTTCTGCCTCCGACGGTGATAGGTTTTCTGCTGCTCGTTCTCCTGGGCAGAAGGAGCGGGATCGGCCGTTTCGTTGAATGGCTATTCGCCTCACCGCTCATATTTTCTTGGTGGGCAGCGGTCATTGCCTCCATCGTCGTCTCGTTTCCGCTCGTTTACCAGACGATGAAATCTGCGTTCGCTTCGGTCGATCGAGAGCTGGAGGATGCGGGACGATCCAGCGGGGCCAGCGAGTGGCAAGTATTCCGCTATATTACACTGCCGCTTAGCAAGCAATCTCTGATTACGGCCTATATTCTTGGGTTTGCCCGGGGATTAGGGGAGTTTGGAGCCACCGTCATGTTCGCTGGCAATATTCCAGGCAAAACCCAGACGCTTCCCACAGCCATCTACGTGGCGGTCGATACGGGGAATACCGATTTAGCCTGGGCCTGGACCATTACGATCATTTTCATTTCATTCCTGATGCTGTTGTTCACTCGGCAGAAAAATAAAAAATGGTGA
- a CDS encoding cupin domain-containing protein: MEKKNLVQYQEYVDNKFTKRIVFKEEDNVIFLLNFAPGAELPTHKHPRANVYILVLEGAGEVTCNGQPSAVAKGDVLHITGDEEFSYRSGESSSSLYVVLTKTPNENYAKNV, encoded by the coding sequence ATGGAGAAGAAAAATCTTGTTCAGTATCAAGAATATGTGGACAACAAATTTACGAAGCGTATTGTCTTTAAGGAAGAGGACAACGTTATTTTCTTATTAAACTTTGCTCCTGGGGCGGAACTGCCGACACATAAGCACCCGAGGGCCAACGTGTATATATTGGTACTTGAAGGTGCTGGTGAAGTAACGTGTAATGGGCAGCCATCGGCGGTTGCTAAAGGGGACGTCCTTCATATTACCGGGGACGAGGAGTTCTCTTATCGCAGCGGGGAGTCTAGTTCCAGCCTGTATGTTGTATTGACGAAGACTCCAAACGAAAACTACGCCAAGAACGTATAA
- a CDS encoding V4R domain-containing protein: protein MKKISRTALGDAVPIELYRAIRLIGMYQGLPMKGKGTTLTVGRKIGESLAVQSVQELLDLFRELKVGDPQIVLEEENRLHIAVKDCFCVGLPEIEGNLVCDLEGAIMEGALSKMMDKRVSVREIKCNVNGDDCCEYEVRL from the coding sequence ATGAAGAAGATTTCAAGGACAGCTTTGGGGGATGCGGTGCCCATTGAGCTATACAGAGCTATTCGTCTCATCGGCATGTATCAAGGCCTTCCGATGAAAGGGAAGGGAACGACATTGACGGTTGGCCGGAAAATCGGCGAAAGCCTGGCCGTACAGTCCGTGCAAGAACTGCTTGATTTATTCCGAGAGCTGAAGGTGGGTGATCCGCAAATTGTTCTTGAAGAAGAGAACAGGCTTCATATTGCGGTGAAGGATTGCTTTTGCGTAGGACTGCCTGAGATCGAAGGAAATTTGGTTTGCGATTTGGAGGGAGCCATTATGGAGGGAGCGCTTAGCAAAATGATGGACAAAAGAGTGTCCGTCAGGGAAATCAAGTGCAATGTCAATGGCGACGATTGCTGTGAGTATGAGGTGCGACTCTAG
- a CDS encoding nitroreductase family protein has protein sequence MLNYNSKQIGFIAYGANFLEWMVIVMDVLSAIEKRREITAYKENPISEEDLSKLKTALYQSPTGNNLPSREFILITNKSLLAQLSKTTPYMRWLEQAAAGAAIIGREEVSKYWLQDASIAGGYLWLAATSLGLGAAWGAVYHAEDQQESAQRESYVRNLLGIPEKYRVVAILGLGYPASDPPPKEMYAEDAVFHSNGFNVR, from the coding sequence ATGTTAAATTATAATAGTAAGCAGATTGGATTTATCGCCTATGGGGCGAATTTTTTGGAATGGATGGTGATTGTAATGGACGTATTGTCAGCAATTGAGAAACGGAGAGAGATTACAGCGTATAAGGAAAATCCGATTTCCGAGGAGGATTTGAGCAAGCTCAAGACGGCCTTGTATCAATCTCCTACCGGAAACAATTTGCCCTCAAGGGAATTTATTCTGATTACGAATAAATCGCTGCTGGCCCAATTGAGCAAGACAACGCCTTATATGCGGTGGCTGGAGCAGGCTGCTGCTGGAGCAGCTATTATCGGCCGCGAGGAAGTGAGCAAGTATTGGCTGCAGGACGCCTCCATCGCGGGAGGATACTTGTGGCTGGCCGCGACATCGCTTGGACTTGGGGCAGCCTGGGGAGCGGTCTATCATGCAGAGGATCAGCAAGAATCTGCCCAGCGGGAAAGCTATGTGCGAAACCTGCTCGGTATCCCGGAGAAGTATCGTGTAGTAGCCATCCTGGGATTAGGTTATCCGGCCAGCGATCCGCCGCCGAAAGAAATGTACGCTGAGGATGCGGTGTTTCATTCCAATGGCTTCAACGTACGGTAA
- a CDS encoding iron-sulfur cluster biosynthesis family protein, with amino-acid sequence MIKLEISPLAERRLQEKLGEQPGVIKLYYDTEGCGCDGINTLLIQDEKGQFDLPVDAGNLSFVVDQQHQIFYEDTLWLDAEENYPAFKLRSKSATYSSNVQLRDMRHLAAQ; translated from the coding sequence ATGATAAAATTGGAAATATCGCCATTGGCCGAACGCAGACTTCAGGAGAAATTAGGGGAACAGCCCGGTGTGATCAAGCTATATTATGACACAGAAGGCTGCGGCTGTGACGGCATAAATACACTGCTAATCCAAGACGAGAAAGGTCAATTTGACCTTCCGGTTGATGCCGGAAACTTGTCCTTTGTCGTCGATCAACAGCATCAAATTTTCTATGAGGATACACTGTGGCTTGATGCAGAAGAGAACTATCCCGCCTTCAAATTAAGAAGCAAATCGGCAACTTACAGCTCGAATGTCCAGCTTCGGGACATGCGGCATTTGGCTGCACAATAG
- a CDS encoding DUF488 domain-containing protein: MLKIKRIYETPAFEDGKRILVDRIWPRGISKAEAQLDLWMKEIAPSTGLRKWFAHQPERYAEFSKRYEQELAAQEVKVYIEQLRSWMESGTVTLLYAAKDQKHNHALVLQEVLEGK; this comes from the coding sequence GTGCTCAAAATCAAAAGAATTTATGAGACTCCCGCTTTCGAGGATGGCAAGCGCATACTAGTGGACAGAATATGGCCTCGCGGCATCAGCAAAGCCGAAGCTCAGCTCGACTTATGGATGAAGGAGATTGCCCCGAGTACCGGGCTGCGGAAATGGTTTGCCCATCAGCCTGAACGGTATGCCGAATTTTCCAAGCGTTATGAGCAGGAACTGGCTGCGCAAGAAGTTAAAGTGTATATCGAGCAATTGCGTTCCTGGATGGAGAGCGGAACCGTCACTTTACTGTACGCAGCTAAGGATCAGAAGCATAACCATGCACTTGTGCTGCAGGAAGTGCTGGAAGGCAAATGA
- a CDS encoding Dps family protein, translated as MSNQVLTETNQTLHQQLNLQIANWTVLYTKLHHFHWYVKGPQFFTLHEKFEELYNEAAGYVDEIAERLLAIGGEPISTLKDALAHTTISEAAGRQSAEEMVAAVVADFESISQELKSGMEAAEQAEDEATGDLLLGMLSALDKHRWMLNAYLGK; from the coding sequence ATGTCAAACCAAGTACTGACTGAAACTAACCAAACTCTGCATCAACAATTGAACCTGCAAATCGCTAACTGGACGGTGTTGTATACCAAACTGCATCATTTCCACTGGTACGTGAAAGGTCCTCAGTTTTTTACGCTGCATGAGAAGTTCGAGGAGCTGTACAATGAAGCGGCTGGCTACGTCGATGAAATTGCTGAGCGGCTGTTGGCGATTGGCGGCGAACCGATTAGTACGCTAAAGGATGCTTTGGCGCACACGACGATTTCCGAAGCGGCAGGCAGGCAGTCCGCAGAAGAGATGGTTGCGGCTGTGGTCGCTGATTTCGAATCGATTAGCCAAGAGCTGAAGAGTGGAATGGAAGCCGCAGAGCAGGCTGAAGATGAAGCGACCGGGGATCTGCTGCTTGGCATGCTGTCGGCTTTAGACAAGCATAGATGGATGCTGAACGCCTATTTGGGTAAGTAA